From a region of the Castanea sativa cultivar Marrone di Chiusa Pesio chromosome 10, ASM4071231v1 genome:
- the LOC142614186 gene encoding uncharacterized protein At1g32220, chloroplastic: MASFLSFSAISSAPTSLTTLRTRPPTSHFRNRIGVRCSYAEAATIRDDLKSATIDVVADIKTERVVVLGGSGFVGSAICKAAVSKGIEVISLSRSGRPTYPNSWVDQVNWVTGDVFYVNWDEVLVGATAVVSTLGGFGSEEQMLRINGEANVVSVNAAKDYGIPKFILISVHDYNLPSFILSTGYFTGKRKAEAEVLSKYPNSGVVLRPGFIYGKRRVDGFEIPLDLIGEPVERILRATESFTRPLSSLPASDLLLAPPVSVDDVALAAINAVSDDDFFGIFTIEQIKEAAEKVRV, translated from the exons ATGGCTTCGTTTTTGTCCTTCTCTGCAATTAGCTCCGCTCCCACTTCCCTTACCACACTTCGTACCCGTCCACCCACTTCCCATTTTCGCAACCG GATTGGTGTGAGATGCAGTTATGCAGAAGCAGCAACCATAAGGGATGATTTGAAATCTGCTACAATTGATGTTGTAGCTGATATTAAGACTGAAAGG gtTGTAGTCTTAGGAGGAAGTGGTTTTGTTGGTTCTGCTATTTGCAAGGCTGCTGTATCCAAGGGCATAGAGGTCATAAGTTTAAGCAG GTCAGGGCGTCCTACTTACCCAAATTCGTGGGTGGATCAGGTAAATTGGGTGACAG GAGATGTTTTCTATGTAAACTGGGATGAAGTACTGGTTGGAGCTACTGCTGTGGTTTCAACCCTTGGAGGTTTTGGTAGCGAGGAACAAATGCTAAGGATTAATGGAGAGGCTAATGTTGTGTCAGTGAATGCCGCAAAGGATTATG GGATTCCAAAGTTTATCTTGATCTCAGTGCATGATTACAATTTACCATCATTTATACTTTCAACTGGATACTTCACTGGAAAGAGGAAAGCAGAGGCAGAAGTTCTTTCCAAATATCCCAACTCTG gTGTTGTATTAAGACCGGGCTTTATATATGGGAAAAGGAGGGTGGATGGTTTTGAGATTCCTCTGGATTTAATAGGGGAACCAGTGGAGAGAATTCTGCGTGCTACTGAGAGCTTTACCAGACCTTTGAGTTCTCTTCCAGCATCTGATCTGCTCTTGGCTCCTCCTGTTAGTGTTGATGATGTTGCACTTGCAGCTATCAATGCAGTCTCAGATGATGACTTCTTTGGCATTTTTACAATTGAACAAATCAAGGAAGCTGCAGAAAAAGTGAGGGTCTGA